From Curtobacterium sp. SGAir0471, the proteins below share one genomic window:
- a CDS encoding malate:quinone oxidoreductase: protein MAVKQVDPIDVVLVGGGIMSATLGAIIHRLEPTWKIRVYERLGSVAQESSNPWNNAGTGHSALCELNYTPEMPDGHVDIAKAVTVNEQFQVSRQFWAHLVETGALPQPSNFINPTPHISFVWGADNVEYMRKRYEALQGHPLFAGIEYSDDPVQIRKWAPALIPGRKKDQPIAATYSAAGSDVDFGSLTRQLFDELEIEGVEFEPSHQVKKITRSKISEGWVLDVRNEIGRSTQRIAAKFVFVGAGGGALHLLQKSGIPEIRGYGGFPVSGEFLRTDEPEVVQKHSAKVYGKASVGAPPMSVPHLDTRIVDGKASLMFGPYAGFSPKFLKQGSLFDLFRSIRPHNLRPMLSVAFSNFDLVRYLVGQLLASKQTKFDALRDFMPTAEPDNWHRITAGQRVQVIKPDREKGGVLQFGTEVITSADGSIAGLLGASPGASTAVPIMLSMLQRCFPDRWDAWAPMVRTMVPTYGKDLGADPQLADETLEHTAKVLGLHH from the coding sequence GTGGCAGTGAAGCAGGTGGACCCCATCGACGTCGTCCTGGTCGGGGGAGGGATCATGAGCGCCACGCTCGGCGCGATCATCCACCGACTCGAGCCCACGTGGAAGATCCGCGTGTACGAGCGCCTCGGTTCCGTCGCGCAGGAGTCCTCGAACCCGTGGAACAACGCCGGTACCGGTCACTCCGCGCTGTGTGAGCTGAACTACACGCCGGAGATGCCCGACGGACACGTCGACATCGCCAAGGCCGTCACCGTGAACGAGCAGTTCCAGGTCTCGCGGCAGTTCTGGGCACACCTGGTGGAGACGGGCGCGCTGCCGCAACCGTCGAACTTCATCAACCCGACGCCGCACATCTCGTTCGTCTGGGGAGCGGACAACGTCGAGTACATGCGCAAGCGGTACGAGGCGCTGCAGGGTCACCCGCTCTTCGCCGGCATCGAGTACTCCGACGACCCGGTGCAGATCCGGAAGTGGGCGCCGGCGCTCATCCCCGGCCGCAAGAAGGACCAGCCGATCGCGGCGACGTACTCGGCCGCCGGGTCGGACGTCGACTTCGGGTCGCTGACGCGACAGCTCTTCGACGAGCTCGAGATCGAGGGCGTGGAGTTCGAGCCGTCCCACCAGGTGAAGAAGATCACCCGCTCGAAGATCTCCGAGGGGTGGGTGCTCGACGTCCGCAACGAGATCGGACGATCGACCCAGCGCATCGCCGCGAAGTTCGTCTTCGTCGGTGCCGGCGGCGGCGCCCTGCACCTGCTGCAGAAGTCCGGCATCCCGGAGATCCGCGGGTACGGCGGGTTCCCGGTGTCGGGCGAGTTCCTCCGGACCGACGAGCCCGAGGTCGTGCAGAAGCACTCCGCAAAGGTGTACGGCAAGGCGAGCGTCGGCGCTCCGCCGATGTCCGTCCCACACTTGGACACCCGCATCGTCGACGGCAAGGCGTCGCTCATGTTCGGTCCCTACGCGGGCTTCAGCCCCAAGTTCCTCAAGCAGGGCTCGCTGTTCGACCTGTTCCGTTCGATCCGGCCGCACAACCTCCGGCCGATGCTCAGTGTCGCGTTCTCGAACTTCGACCTCGTCCGCTACCTGGTCGGGCAGCTCCTGGCGTCGAAGCAGACGAAGTTCGACGCACTGCGCGACTTCATGCCGACGGCCGAGCCCGACAACTGGCACCGCATCACCGCGGGGCAGCGCGTGCAGGTCATCAAGCCGGACCGTGAGAAGGGCGGCGTGCTGCAGTTCGGCACCGAGGTCATCACGTCGGCGGACGGCTCGATCGCGGGCCTGCTCGGGGCGAGCCCGGGCGCGTCGACGGCGGTGCCGATCATGCTGTCGATGTTGCAGCGGTGCTTCCCGGACCGCTGGGACGCCTGGGCCCCGATGGTCCGGACGATGGTCCCGACGTACGGCAAGGACCTCGGCGCGGACCCGCAGCTCGCCGACGAGACGCTCGAGCACACCGCGAAGGTCCTCGGCCTGCACCACTGA
- a CDS encoding Rv2578c family radical SAM protein, whose amino-acid sequence MRWSGQAIGAECDDALPGLESNSGLVRSVTTPEFAGVTFHEVLAKSALNRVPAADGSGTYGWTINPYRGCSHACVYCFARPTHTYLEFDGGADFDQQIVVKTNVADVLRRELRKPTWDRHPVALGTNTDPYQRAEGRYRLMPGVIRALAESGTPFSILTKGTLLRRDLPLLVEAARSVPVDLAMSIAVYDDELQQQVEPGTPTTAARLATVRAVRDAGLECSVFLMPVLPFITDTRAHLDEAIGRAASAGASSVMYSALHLRPGVKPWWQAWLQRTRPDLVARYRSMYLDNTYAPADYRRWLADRVRPILAAHGLGLGRVDPTTGSMGFSDRQGHLVPGRAAAAGITNGYRVPVSLDEQSRPTSSPLKRADPGFDRRDAAVAAVLSGTGPTLF is encoded by the coding sequence ATGCGGTGGAGCGGGCAGGCGATCGGAGCGGAGTGCGACGACGCGCTGCCCGGGCTCGAGTCGAACAGCGGGCTGGTCCGGAGCGTCACGACGCCGGAGTTCGCGGGTGTGACCTTCCACGAGGTCCTGGCGAAGAGCGCCCTGAACCGCGTGCCGGCGGCCGACGGCAGCGGAACGTACGGGTGGACGATCAACCCCTACCGCGGGTGCAGTCACGCGTGCGTGTACTGCTTCGCCCGGCCGACCCACACCTACCTCGAGTTCGACGGGGGCGCCGACTTCGACCAGCAGATCGTCGTCAAGACCAACGTGGCCGACGTCCTGCGCCGTGAGCTCCGGAAGCCGACGTGGGACCGGCACCCCGTGGCACTCGGCACGAACACCGACCCGTACCAGCGGGCCGAGGGACGGTACCGGCTGATGCCCGGCGTCATCCGTGCGCTCGCCGAGTCGGGCACACCGTTCAGCATCCTGACGAAGGGCACGCTGCTGCGGCGGGACCTGCCGCTGTTGGTGGAGGCTGCGCGGAGCGTGCCGGTCGACCTGGCGATGTCCATCGCCGTGTACGACGACGAGCTGCAGCAGCAGGTCGAACCGGGGACCCCGACGACCGCCGCCCGGCTGGCGACCGTCCGGGCGGTCCGCGATGCCGGGCTCGAGTGCTCGGTGTTCCTCATGCCGGTGCTCCCGTTCATCACGGACACCCGGGCGCACCTCGACGAGGCGATCGGCCGCGCCGCGTCGGCCGGTGCATCGAGCGTCATGTACTCCGCGCTGCACCTGCGGCCGGGAGTCAAGCCGTGGTGGCAGGCGTGGCTGCAGCGCACGCGCCCGGACCTCGTCGCCCGGTACCGCTCGATGTACCTCGACAACACCTACGCGCCCGCCGACTACCGGCGCTGGCTCGCGGACCGGGTGCGCCCGATCCTCGCGGCCCACGGTCTCGGGCTCGGCCGGGTCGACCCCACGACCGGGTCGATGGGCTTCAGCGACCGCCAGGGGCACCTCGTGCCCGGTCGCGCGGCAGCTGCGGGCATCACCAACGGGTACCGCGTCCCGGTGTCCCTCGACGAGCAGTCCCGCCCGACGTCGTCGCCGCTCAAGCGCGCTGACCCTGGCTTCGACCGTCGTGACGCCGCGGTGGCAGCGGTGCTCAGCGGGACCGGGCCGACCCTGTTCTGA
- a CDS encoding sensor histidine kinase, giving the protein MLGIPTHLAPRVNAWSTVRAFHAAAIGSVVAAGVTLLLYRLAVPDVRVAGAVLALLPMLAMIGVHVQFGTWRSAVAFLLTGGVCTWWFTTIVQREVPAGWVTSYLLSLVVIPLVLVGGAGAVASRVVVWSIGGFLVGRLATGIAVLQGGGPPRPLVLAWVTLAFVVALVLFTSRNTARSERVQPELLRSAREEHVSAYRAGVEAEAAAILHDTVLNHLGAIALAPDGPMDPQLARTVEADVAMLTGKQWLAPTERSVEPDPAAAGAEFTAMVDEHRSEGLAVAVTGDSAALARLDPSAATALLRAVGQCLANVRKHAGTDAAEVSVFDDGASCTVMVVDDGRGFDEQETGSDRMGLRGSVRERIGRVGGDVQVWSSPGSGTSVMMSVPYTPRDTVPGTDGARTGGARSGGVRTSGAASFAVTGESDRGSTR; this is encoded by the coding sequence GTGCTCGGCATCCCCACGCACCTCGCTCCGCGAGTGAACGCGTGGTCGACCGTGCGTGCGTTCCACGCGGCAGCGATCGGCTCCGTCGTCGCAGCTGGCGTCACGCTGCTGCTCTACCGTCTTGCCGTGCCCGACGTGCGGGTCGCCGGGGCCGTGCTCGCACTCCTGCCGATGCTGGCGATGATCGGCGTGCACGTGCAGTTCGGCACCTGGCGCTCCGCCGTGGCGTTCCTGCTCACCGGCGGTGTGTGCACGTGGTGGTTCACGACGATCGTGCAGCGCGAGGTCCCCGCGGGGTGGGTGACGAGCTACCTGCTGTCCCTGGTGGTGATCCCGCTCGTGCTCGTCGGCGGCGCCGGCGCGGTTGCGAGCCGTGTCGTCGTCTGGTCGATCGGCGGGTTCCTGGTCGGCAGGCTGGCGACGGGGATCGCCGTGCTGCAGGGGGGCGGCCCGCCCCGACCGCTCGTGCTCGCGTGGGTCACCCTGGCGTTCGTCGTCGCCCTCGTGCTCTTCACCAGCAGGAACACCGCCCGGTCCGAGCGGGTGCAGCCCGAGCTGCTGCGCTCCGCCCGCGAGGAGCACGTGTCCGCCTACCGCGCGGGGGTCGAGGCCGAGGCCGCGGCGATCCTGCACGACACCGTCCTGAACCACCTCGGCGCCATCGCCCTGGCACCCGACGGGCCGATGGACCCGCAGCTCGCGCGGACGGTCGAGGCCGACGTCGCGATGCTCACCGGCAAGCAGTGGCTCGCTCCGACCGAGCGGTCCGTCGAGCCGGACCCGGCGGCCGCCGGGGCCGAGTTCACCGCGATGGTGGACGAACACCGATCCGAGGGGCTCGCGGTCGCGGTCACCGGGGACTCCGCTGCCCTGGCGCGGCTCGACCCGTCCGCGGCGACCGCCCTGCTCCGCGCCGTCGGACAGTGCCTGGCGAACGTCCGGAAGCACGCGGGCACCGACGCCGCCGAGGTCAGCGTCTTCGACGACGGCGCGTCCTGCACCGTCATGGTGGTCGACGACGGCCGCGGGTTCGACGAACAGGAGACCGGGAGCGACCGGATGGGCCTGCGCGGCTCGGTCCGTGAGCGCATCGGACGGGTCGGCGGCGACGTCCAGGTGTGGTCGTCGCCGGGGTCGGGTACCAGCGTCATGATGTCCGTGCCGTACACGCCACGGGACACCGTGCCCGGCACCGACGGAGCCCGCACCGGCGGCGCACGGTCCGGCGGGGTGCGCACCAGCGGTGCCGCCTCGTTCGCCGTGACGGGGGAGTCCGACCGGGGGAGCACCCGGTGA
- a CDS encoding aspartate-semialdehyde dehydrogenase produces the protein MSTTVAVVGATGQVGAVMRRLLEERAFPADHVRFFASARSAGTTLPFRGEQIVVEDSETADPSGIDIALFSAGATASRALAPKFAAAGALVVDNSSAWRMDPEVPLVVSEVNPHAIDEAPKGIIANPNCTTMAIMPVLKVLDAEAGLRRLVATTYQAVSGSGLAGVEELLGQARAALEQDAAALTHDGSAVTFPEPVKYVRPIAFDVVPLAGSIVEDGMGETDEEKKLRNESRKILELPDLLVAGTCVRVPVFTGHSISVHAEFAQPLSPERATEILAAAPGVELADVPTPLQAAGQDPSFVGRIRADQSAPEGHGLALFVSNDNLRKGAALNAVQIAETILERRAVAA, from the coding sequence ATGAGCACCACCGTCGCCGTCGTCGGCGCCACCGGCCAGGTCGGCGCCGTGATGCGTCGCCTCCTCGAGGAGCGCGCGTTCCCGGCCGACCACGTCCGGTTCTTCGCGAGCGCCCGGTCCGCCGGCACGACGCTGCCGTTCCGCGGTGAGCAGATCGTGGTCGAGGACTCAGAGACCGCCGATCCCTCGGGCATCGACATCGCCCTGTTCTCGGCCGGGGCCACGGCGTCGCGTGCCCTCGCGCCGAAGTTCGCGGCGGCCGGTGCGCTCGTCGTCGACAACTCCAGCGCGTGGCGGATGGACCCCGAGGTGCCGCTGGTCGTGAGCGAGGTGAACCCGCACGCGATCGACGAGGCGCCGAAGGGCATCATCGCGAACCCGAACTGCACGACGATGGCGATCATGCCGGTGCTCAAGGTGCTCGACGCCGAGGCGGGGCTCCGCCGGCTCGTGGCGACCACCTACCAGGCCGTGTCCGGCTCCGGCCTCGCCGGTGTCGAGGAACTCCTCGGCCAGGCGCGCGCCGCGCTCGAGCAGGACGCCGCGGCACTCACGCACGACGGTTCCGCGGTGACCTTCCCCGAGCCCGTGAAGTACGTCCGCCCGATCGCCTTCGACGTCGTCCCGCTCGCGGGCAGCATCGTCGAGGACGGCATGGGTGAGACCGACGAGGAGAAGAAGCTCCGCAACGAGAGCCGCAAGATCCTCGAACTGCCGGACCTGCTGGTCGCGGGCACCTGCGTGCGCGTGCCGGTCTTCACCGGCCACTCGATCTCGGTGCACGCCGAGTTCGCGCAGCCGCTGTCGCCCGAGCGGGCGACCGAGATCCTCGCCGCCGCCCCGGGCGTCGAGCTGGCCGACGTGCCCACGCCGCTGCAGGCCGCTGGGCAGGACCCGTCCTTCGTCGGCCGCATCCGCGCCGACCAGTCCGCGCCCGAGGGGCACGGCCTGGCGCTGTTCGTCAGCAACGACAACCTGCGGAAGGGCGCCGCGTTGAACGCGGTGCAGATCGCCGAGACGATCCTCGAGCGGCGCGCGGTCGCGGCGTAG